The proteins below are encoded in one region of Cyanobacterium stanieri LEGE 03274:
- a CDS encoding energy-coupling factor ABC transporter ATP-binding protein, with amino-acid sequence MHTTQLNFGWNPQSPILNGCDLAVPQGQFWMLLGDNGCGKSTLLRLIGGILSPDEGSIKIDSPLGFVFQNPDHQLVMPTVAADIAFGLVEEKLTLPEVKMRVKEALLAVNLLDLERRPIYALSGGQKQRIAIAGAIARHCKVLLLDEPTALLDPDTQIELVALVQKIVKERGITALWVTHRLEELAYADGYFLLEKGKVIKQGKPQDLFPQLSRENNIKDTMKR; translated from the coding sequence CAGCTTAACTTTGGCTGGAATCCTCAAAGCCCCATCTTAAATGGCTGTGATTTGGCAGTGCCGCAGGGGCAGTTTTGGATGTTGTTGGGGGATAATGGTTGTGGAAAATCAACTTTACTCAGGTTAATTGGGGGAATTTTATCCCCTGATGAGGGGAGCATTAAAATTGATTCTCCTTTGGGGTTTGTGTTTCAAAATCCAGATCATCAGTTAGTGATGCCCACGGTGGCGGCGGATATTGCTTTTGGCTTGGTGGAAGAAAAGTTGACTTTACCAGAGGTCAAAATGAGGGTCAAAGAGGCGTTATTGGCGGTTAATTTGTTAGATTTGGAAAGAAGACCTATTTATGCACTTAGTGGAGGGCAAAAGCAGAGAATTGCCATTGCAGGGGCGATCGCCCGTCACTGTAAAGTATTATTATTAGATGAACCCACAGCATTACTAGATCCAGATACCCAAATAGAATTAGTGGCTTTGGTGCAAAAAATAGTTAAAGAAAGAGGTATCACAGCCCTTTGGGTAACCCACCGCCTCGAAGAATTAGCCTACGCCGACGGTTACTTTTTATTAGAGAAAGGCAAAGTAATCAAACAAGGCAAACCCCAAGACTTATTTCCACAATTGTCAAGGGAGAATAACATTAAAGATACAATGAAAAGATAA